A region from the Candidatus Zixiibacteriota bacterium genome encodes:
- the motA gene encoding flagellar motor stator protein MotA, which produces MLFLVGAAVVIGCVLGGFMWHGGQPLALNQPNEVLIIGGAALGSLIIAAPLSVLKALIAQLLGVLKGSSFSKKDYLNLLVMMYEIFNVARRDGLVGLENHIEHPHESEILKRYPKFLANHHAVDFFCDTMRVIISGSVQPHDLEELMESDLQVAHNDEMRGPSALATIADSLPGLGIVAAVLGIVITMASLNAGPEVIGRNVAAALVGTFLGVLACYGFVGPLANSLKARVDENAQYIGLMKHALLSFHKGVAGVIAVEFARRTLFADVRPGFLELEAACNEAKRK; this is translated from the coding sequence ATGCTTTTTTTAGTCGGAGCAGCGGTGGTAATCGGCTGCGTGCTGGGCGGGTTCATGTGGCACGGGGGCCAGCCCCTCGCCCTCAACCAACCCAATGAGGTCCTTATAATTGGAGGTGCGGCTTTAGGCTCGCTTATAATTGCGGCCCCGCTGTCGGTGCTCAAAGCCCTGATCGCCCAGCTTCTGGGCGTGCTCAAGGGGTCCAGTTTCAGCAAAAAGGACTATCTCAACCTGCTGGTCATGATGTACGAAATTTTCAATGTCGCTCGGCGCGACGGTCTGGTCGGACTGGAAAACCATATCGAGCACCCCCACGAAAGCGAAATCCTGAAACGGTATCCCAAATTCCTCGCGAATCACCATGCGGTCGATTTCTTCTGCGACACCATGCGAGTTATCATCTCCGGTTCGGTCCAGCCACATGATCTCGAGGAGCTGATGGAATCCGATCTCCAGGTCGCCCACAACGACGAAATGCGGGGGCCGTCGGCGCTGGCCACGATCGCGGACTCGCTCCCCGGACTGGGTATTGTTGCTGCCGTGCTGGGCATTGTCATTACCATGGCCAGTCTCAACGCAGGCCCCGAAGTTATCGGCCGCAATGTCGCGGCCGCCCTGGTGGGAACATTTCTTGGGGTGCTTGCCTGCTACGGCTTTGTCGGGCCGCTCGCCAACAGCCTGAAAGCTCGGGTCGATGAAAACGCCCAGTACATCGGTCTTATGAAGCACGCCTTGCTTTCATTCCATAAAGGAGTGGCTGGGGTGATCGCAGTCGAATTCGCTCGCCGGACGCTTTTTGCCGATGTCCGCCCCGGTTTCCTCGAACTCGAAGCTGCCTGCAACGAGGCCAAGAGAAAGTAA